A genomic window from Streptomyces broussonetiae includes:
- a CDS encoding DUF6262 family protein, giving the protein MSEAKRTPGDILRETRKKDSRTKRTRVLATVDAMKARGETVTFLAVARAADVSRWLVYAEGVREHIEAAMKSQTKAERRTKQAGRDASAASLATDLALVREENKALREERDRLKKAVQRSLGAQLDQVGTKELTARVNELLAAVERITLERDEIRAERDDLKRKLTETEDDLAAARTAGKEMFKRINRT; this is encoded by the coding sequence ATGAGCGAGGCCAAGCGGACCCCCGGCGACATCCTGCGCGAGACCCGCAAGAAGGACAGCCGGACCAAGCGGACCAGAGTGCTGGCCACGGTGGACGCGATGAAGGCCAGGGGTGAGACGGTCACCTTCCTCGCCGTCGCCCGCGCCGCCGACGTGTCCAGGTGGCTCGTCTACGCCGAAGGCGTCCGCGAGCACATCGAGGCTGCCATGAAGAGCCAGACCAAGGCCGAGCGCCGCACGAAGCAGGCCGGCCGGGACGCCTCCGCGGCGAGTCTGGCCACCGATCTGGCCCTGGTCCGCGAGGAGAACAAGGCCCTGCGTGAGGAGCGTGACCGTCTGAAGAAGGCCGTCCAGCGCTCGCTGGGCGCCCAGTTGGACCAGGTCGGGACCAAGGAGCTGACCGCGCGGGTCAACGAACTGCTGGCGGCCGTGGAACGGATCACCCTGGAACGCGACGAGATACGTGCCGAACGCGACGACCTCAAGCGCAAACTCACCGAGACGGAGGACGACCTGGCCGCCGCCCGGACCGCGGGCAAGGAGATGTTCAAGCGGATCAACCGCACCTGA
- a CDS encoding alpha/beta hydrolase: MVDLPNPPTPFLEPAAQELADATSGHPQIHEVPPAQGRDILAGLQTGEGVAKPDIDEQWVTVDAGEYGQVRTRIIRPAGASGMLPVMLYIHGAGWVLGDENTHDRLVRELATGAGVACVFPVYDRAPEAKYPTQIEQNYAVGKWITQHGAEYGLDASRLAVCGDSVGGDMAAVFALMAQERGDVQVKRQILLYPVTDANFDTASYLQFQDGYYLTRAGMMWFWDQYAPDVSQRQDPWVSPLHASLDQLRDLPPTLVITDEADVLRDEGEAYAARMREAGVDVTALRVEGMLHDFLMLDSLRDCKATNVARHLAVDTLQELASA; this comes from the coding sequence ATGGTGGATCTCCCCAACCCCCCGACCCCGTTTCTTGAGCCTGCGGCTCAAGAACTGGCTGACGCCACCTCCGGGCACCCCCAAATCCACGAGGTACCGCCGGCCCAGGGTCGCGACATCCTTGCCGGCCTTCAAACGGGAGAAGGAGTGGCCAAGCCGGACATCGATGAGCAATGGGTGACGGTCGACGCTGGCGAGTACGGTCAGGTCCGTACACGCATCATCAGGCCGGCCGGAGCCAGCGGCATGCTCCCTGTCATGCTGTACATCCACGGTGCCGGCTGGGTGTTGGGGGACGAGAACACGCATGACCGCCTTGTGCGCGAACTCGCCACCGGCGCAGGTGTGGCGTGCGTCTTCCCGGTCTACGACCGGGCTCCCGAAGCCAAGTATCCGACGCAGATCGAACAGAACTACGCGGTCGGAAAATGGATCACCCAGCACGGCGCAGAGTATGGCCTAGACGCCTCTCGCCTGGCGGTGTGCGGCGACTCTGTGGGTGGCGACATGGCGGCCGTGTTCGCTCTGATGGCACAAGAACGTGGCGACGTACAGGTCAAACGCCAGATCTTGCTCTACCCCGTCACTGACGCCAACTTCGACACCGCCTCTTACCTGCAGTTTCAGGACGGCTACTACCTGACACGCGCAGGCATGATGTGGTTCTGGGACCAGTACGCACCCGATGTCAGTCAGCGACAGGACCCCTGGGTATCACCGCTTCACGCCAGCCTGGACCAGCTCAGAGACCTGCCACCCACCCTCGTCATCACTGACGAAGCCGACGTTCTGCGGGACGAGGGAGAGGCCTACGCAGCACGCATGCGTGAAGCAGGCGTTGACGTCACCGCGTTGCGCGTCGAGGGAATGCTGCACGATTTCCTGATGCTCGACAGCCTCCGAGACTGTAAGGCAACCAACGTGGCACGCCACCTCGCCGTAGACACCCTGCAAGAGCTTGCCTCAGCTTGA
- a CDS encoding MBL fold metallo-hydrolase, with product MIGYFASIQEGVIYPVVATFTLLTAGYDPLAPRNVGRDGRDQPWHVASTVALLRDGDAIVVVDPGMVADRKLILDPLTAAGVTPGQATDVVFSHHHPDHTVNAALFPNARCHDFWAIYYNDIWTVRPADGFQISSSIRLIETPGHSPQDITTIAETDEGTIALTHMWWHTDGPAEDPFASDPDALRINRRKILDLQPALIVPGHGVPFAPSENTPV from the coding sequence TTGATCGGATATTTCGCCTCTATCCAAGAAGGAGTGATTTACCCCGTGGTAGCAACATTTACCCTGTTGACTGCTGGTTACGACCCGCTTGCCCCGCGGAATGTCGGTCGCGACGGCCGCGATCAACCATGGCACGTCGCCTCCACCGTCGCCTTGCTGCGCGACGGAGACGCGATCGTCGTCGTCGACCCCGGCATGGTCGCCGACCGCAAGTTGATCCTCGACCCGCTCACCGCCGCGGGCGTGACACCGGGGCAGGCCACGGACGTGGTCTTCAGCCACCATCACCCTGACCACACCGTCAACGCCGCCCTCTTCCCCAACGCCCGCTGTCACGACTTCTGGGCCATCTACTACAACGACATCTGGACCGTCCGGCCCGCCGACGGCTTCCAGATCTCCTCCTCTATCCGACTCATCGAAACTCCTGGACACAGCCCTCAGGACATCACGACCATCGCCGAGACAGATGAAGGAACCATTGCCCTCACCCACATGTGGTGGCACACCGACGGCCCCGCCGAGGACCCCTTCGCCAGTGATCCCGACGCCCTGCGCATCAACCGCCGCAAGATCCTCGACTTGCAACCGGCATTGATCGTTCCCGGCCACGGAGTCCCCTTCGCACCCAGCGAAAACACGCCTGTTTAG
- a CDS encoding DUF4244 domain-containing protein: MAAVGFALLLYEVVTSGQVRAELQAIVKKALSARM, translated from the coding sequence GTGGCGGCCGTCGGATTCGCGTTGCTGCTCTACGAGGTCGTCACCAGCGGCCAGGTCCGGGCGGAGCTGCAGGCCATCGTGAAGAAGGCCCTCAGTGCGCGGATGTGA
- a CDS encoding TadE family type IV pilus minor pilin has translation MTAEAAVVLCVLVAFTMALAGALLVVAAQIQCVDAARAGARAAARQDPADAVVTVTREAAPPGARVSVEREDGQVRVTVVAGLQVLRGLPLEVREQAVASAEETVGAREEGP, from the coding sequence GTGACCGCGGAGGCGGCCGTGGTGCTCTGTGTGCTGGTGGCGTTCACGATGGCGCTGGCCGGGGCGCTGCTCGTGGTGGCGGCACAGATCCAGTGCGTGGACGCTGCCCGCGCGGGCGCCCGGGCCGCCGCCCGGCAGGACCCGGCCGACGCGGTGGTGACGGTGACCCGGGAGGCGGCCCCGCCCGGGGCCCGCGTGAGCGTGGAGCGCGAGGACGGCCAGGTCCGGGTGACGGTGGTGGCCGGACTGCAGGTGCTGCGCGGGTTGCCCCTGGAAGTCCGGGAGCAGGCCGTGGCGTCGGCCGAGGAAACGGTGGGAGCGCGGGAGGAGGGGCCGTGA
- a CDS encoding Rv3654c family TadE-like protein, which produces MRGQEQGRGQGSSGARPCCDRDRGSATVWSLGAIALLCAVFGAVLALGHAVVVRHRAAGGADLAALAAADHWAEGAAAACARAERVAAAQDVRLVRCALVGEISDVTAASGRGPFAARVRARAGPAGPLPDPPSPRTRAAPAAPLAAAP; this is translated from the coding sequence GTGAGAGGGCAGGAGCAGGGCAGAGGACAGGGGTCTTCCGGGGCCCGGCCGTGCTGCGACCGGGACCGGGGATCCGCCACCGTGTGGAGCCTCGGGGCGATCGCGCTGCTGTGTGCGGTGTTCGGCGCGGTGCTCGCGCTGGGGCACGCCGTCGTCGTCCGGCACCGCGCGGCCGGCGGCGCCGATCTGGCCGCGCTCGCGGCGGCGGACCACTGGGCCGAGGGCGCTGCGGCGGCCTGTGCCCGGGCCGAGCGGGTGGCGGCGGCCCAGGACGTACGGCTGGTGCGGTGCGCGCTCGTGGGCGAGATCTCGGACGTGACGGCGGCTTCGGGAAGAGGGCCGTTCGCGGCGCGGGTCAGGGCGAGAGCGGGCCCTGCGGGGCCGTTGCCGGATCCTCCTTCGCCCCGTACCCGGGCTGCTCCTGCGGCGCCCCTCGCAGCAGCACCGTGA
- a CDS encoding DEAD/DEAH box helicase: MAFNHLPAGVHDALAPLSVTPVTHSVPMAKNHRSDRSPADPASRPSPGVVLDRLASGPSRAARITHTEHLPPRVGRHAVWPDRIRSEVIAAVQEAGIEHPWAHQALAAEHALDGASVVVATGTASGKSLAYLVPVLSTLLDGSEAPNGRGATALYLAPTKALAADQCRSVKELSQPLGNAVRPAVYDGDTPFEEREWIRQYANYVLTNPDMLHRGILPSHPRWSSFLKALKYVVIDECHTYRGVFGSHVAQVLRRLRRLCARYGASPVFLLASATAAEPAVAARRLTGLPVVEVADDASPRGELVFALWEPPLTELHGERGAPVRRTATAETADLLTDLTVQGVRSVAFVRSRRGAELISVIAQERLAEVDRSLARRVAAYRGGYLPEERRALERALHSGELLGLAATTALELGVDVSGLDAVVIAGYPGTRASLWQQAGRAGRSGQGALAVLVARDDPLDTFLVHHPEALFDQPVESTVLDPDNPYVLAPHLCAAAAELPLTEQDMDLFGPACADVLPQLEAAKLLRRRTKAWHWTRRERAADLTDIRGEGGRPVQVVESGTGRLLGTVDAGAAHSAVHEGAVHLHQGRTYLVRRLDLEDSVALVEQADPPYSTVARDTTSISVLETDTEIPWGTGRLCYGSVEVTNQVVSYLRRRLITGEVLGETRLDLPPRTLRTRAVWWTVTDDQLDEARINPEILGGSLHAAEHASIGMLPLFATCDRWDIGGVSVPLHPDTLLPTVFVYDGHPGGAGFAERAFRTARSWLAATREAIASCECEAGCPSCIQSPKCGNGNDPLHKRGAVRLLTVLLRGAPQEQPGYGAKEDPATAPQGPLSP; encoded by the coding sequence ATGGCATTCAATCACTTACCGGCAGGCGTGCACGACGCCTTGGCTCCATTGTCCGTCACGCCAGTGACACACTCGGTGCCGATGGCCAAGAATCACCGATCCGATCGATCCCCGGCGGACCCGGCGTCCCGCCCGTCTCCGGGCGTGGTCCTGGACCGGCTCGCCTCGGGGCCGAGCCGGGCTGCGCGCATCACTCATACGGAGCACTTGCCCCCGCGCGTGGGCCGCCATGCCGTCTGGCCTGACCGGATTCGGTCCGAGGTGATCGCGGCTGTGCAGGAGGCGGGCATCGAGCACCCCTGGGCGCACCAGGCGCTGGCCGCCGAGCACGCCCTGGACGGCGCATCGGTGGTCGTGGCCACCGGCACCGCCTCCGGCAAGTCCCTCGCGTACCTCGTGCCCGTCCTGTCCACCCTCCTGGACGGCTCCGAGGCCCCGAACGGCCGCGGGGCCACCGCCCTGTACCTGGCCCCCACCAAGGCACTCGCGGCGGATCAGTGCCGGTCGGTGAAGGAACTTTCACAACCCCTTGGCAACGCCGTACGCCCCGCCGTGTACGACGGCGACACCCCGTTCGAGGAACGGGAGTGGATCCGCCAGTACGCCAACTACGTCCTGACCAACCCCGACATGCTGCACCGCGGGATACTCCCCTCCCACCCGCGCTGGTCCTCCTTCCTGAAGGCGCTCAAGTACGTCGTCATCGACGAATGCCACACCTACCGGGGCGTCTTCGGCTCGCACGTCGCCCAGGTGCTGCGCCGCCTGCGCCGCCTGTGCGCCCGCTACGGCGCCTCGCCCGTCTTCCTGCTCGCCTCGGCGACCGCCGCCGAACCGGCCGTCGCCGCCCGCCGGCTGACGGGTCTGCCCGTGGTCGAGGTCGCCGACGACGCCTCCCCGCGCGGGGAACTCGTCTTCGCCCTGTGGGAACCCCCGCTCACCGAGCTGCACGGCGAGCGGGGCGCCCCCGTACGGCGTACCGCCACCGCCGAGACCGCCGACCTGCTGACCGACCTGACCGTGCAGGGCGTTCGCTCGGTGGCCTTCGTGCGGTCCCGGCGCGGCGCCGAGCTGATCTCGGTGATCGCCCAGGAGCGACTGGCCGAGGTCGACCGCTCCCTGGCCCGGCGGGTCGCGGCCTACCGGGGCGGCTACCTCCCCGAGGAGCGGCGCGCCCTGGAACGCGCCCTGCACTCCGGCGAACTCCTCGGGCTGGCCGCCACGACGGCCCTGGAGCTGGGTGTGGACGTCTCCGGCCTCGACGCGGTGGTGATCGCCGGCTATCCGGGCACGCGCGCGTCCCTGTGGCAGCAGGCGGGCCGTGCGGGCCGCTCCGGCCAGGGCGCACTGGCCGTGCTGGTGGCCCGCGACGACCCGCTGGACACCTTTCTCGTGCACCATCCGGAGGCCCTGTTCGACCAACCGGTGGAGTCGACGGTCCTCGACCCCGACAACCCCTACGTCCTCGCCCCGCACCTGTGCGCCGCCGCCGCGGAACTCCCGCTGACCGAGCAGGACATGGACCTGTTCGGTCCCGCCTGCGCGGACGTGCTGCCGCAGCTGGAGGCCGCGAAACTGCTGCGCCGGCGCACCAAGGCCTGGCACTGGACACGCCGGGAGCGGGCCGCCGACCTGACCGACATCCGCGGCGAGGGCGGCCGCCCCGTGCAGGTCGTCGAGTCCGGCACCGGCCGCCTGCTGGGCACGGTCGACGCGGGCGCCGCACACTCCGCGGTCCACGAGGGCGCGGTCCACCTCCACCAGGGCCGCACCTATCTGGTGCGCCGGCTGGACCTGGAGGACTCGGTCGCCCTGGTCGAGCAGGCCGACCCGCCGTACTCCACGGTGGCCCGCGACACCACCTCGATCTCCGTCCTGGAGACGGACACCGAGATCCCGTGGGGCACCGGCCGCCTGTGCTACGGCTCGGTCGAGGTCACCAACCAGGTGGTCTCCTACCTGCGCAGACGCCTCATCACCGGCGAAGTGCTCGGCGAGACGAGACTCGACCTCCCTCCCCGTACGCTGCGCACGCGCGCGGTGTGGTGGACGGTCACGGACGACCAGCTGGACGAGGCCCGGATCAACCCGGAGATCCTCGGCGGCTCCCTGCACGCCGCCGAACACGCCTCCATCGGCATGCTGCCCCTGTTCGCCACGTGCGACCGCTGGGACATCGGCGGCGTCTCCGTGCCCCTGCATCCCGACACCCTCCTTCCGACGGTCTTCGTCTACGACGGCCACCCGGGCGGCGCGGGCTTCGCCGAGCGCGCCTTCCGCACCGCCCGCAGCTGGCTCGCCGCCACCCGCGAGGCCATCGCCTCCTGCGAGTGCGAGGCCGGCTGCCCGTCCTGCATCCAGTCCCCCAAGTGCGGCAACGGCAACGACCCGTTGCACAAGCGGGGGGCCGTACGGCTCCTCACGGTGCTGCTGCGAGGGGCGCCGCAGGAGCAGCCCGGGTACGGGGCGAAGGAGGATCCGGCAACGGCCCCGCAGGGCCCGCTCTCGCCCTGA
- the bldG gene encoding anti-sigma factor antagonist BldG: protein MDLSLSTETVGDRTIVKVGGEIDVYTAPKLREQLVELVNDGNFHLVVDMEGVDFLDSTGLGVLVGGLKRVRAHEGSLRLVCNQERILKIFRITGLTKVFPIHASVEEAVAATD from the coding sequence GTGGACCTGTCTCTGTCGACCGAGACCGTCGGCGATCGCACGATCGTCAAGGTCGGTGGCGAAATCGATGTATACACCGCGCCCAAGCTGCGCGAGCAGCTGGTCGAGCTGGTGAACGACGGCAATTTCCACCTCGTCGTCGACATGGAGGGCGTGGACTTCCTCGACTCCACCGGTCTCGGCGTGCTGGTCGGCGGCCTGAAGCGGGTGCGTGCCCACGAGGGCTCGCTGCGCCTGGTCTGCAACCAGGAGCGCATTCTCAAGATCTTCCGCATTACCGGCCTCACCAAGGTGTTCCCGATCCACGCCTCGGTCGAGGAAGCGGTGGCGGCCACCGACTGA
- a CDS encoding ATP-binding protein: MATVELRFSALPEHVRTARLVAAAVARRAGVDEAVLDEVRLAVGEACSRAVGLHQSIGISAPVKVALIEEEKQFSIEVGDEAPHAVPDASGAAPDGEAEVEEDEMGLAVISGLVDDVEVTTGQDGGLIRMTWPTTPPSAALL; encoded by the coding sequence ATGGCCACCGTCGAACTCCGCTTCAGCGCGCTGCCCGAGCACGTCCGGACCGCCCGGTTGGTGGCGGCCGCGGTGGCACGCAGGGCCGGAGTGGACGAGGCCGTCCTGGACGAGGTCCGGCTCGCCGTCGGCGAGGCCTGTTCCCGTGCCGTGGGGCTGCACCAGAGCATCGGTATCTCGGCGCCGGTGAAGGTGGCGCTGATCGAGGAGGAGAAACAGTTCTCCATCGAGGTGGGCGACGAGGCGCCGCACGCCGTCCCGGATGCGTCGGGCGCAGCGCCGGACGGTGAGGCGGAGGTCGAGGAGGACGAGATGGGCCTGGCGGTCATCAGCGGCCTCGTCGACGACGTGGAGGTCACCACCGGGCAGGACGGCGGCCTGATCCGCATGACCTGGCCGACCACACCCCCGTCGGCCGCGCTGCTCTGA
- a CDS encoding sodium-translocating pyrophosphatase translates to MAGLSTSQPDHPLSLAAAVLTDHNRILVAVIAVVALAALVVAAVLVRQVLAAGEGTDSMKQIAEAVQEGAKAYLARQLRTLGVFAVVVFFLLMLLPADNWNQRAGRSVFFLVGAAFSAATGYIGMWLAVRSNVRVAAAAREATPAPGEPEKDLTTVSHTAMKIAFRTGGVVGMFTVGLGLLGASCVVLVYAADAPKVLEGFGLGAALIAMFMRVGGGIFTKAADVGADLVGKVEQGIPEDDPRNAATIADNVGDNVGDCAGMAADLFESYAVTLVAALILGKVAFGNSGLAFPLLVPAIGVVTAMIGIFAVAPRRTDRSGMSAINRGFFISAVISLVLVAVAVFVYLPSKYSGLHGVTDAAIRGKDGDPRILALVAVAIGILLAAVIQQLTGYFTETNRRPVRDIGKTSLTGPATVVLSGISLGLESAVYTALLIGLGVYGAFLLGGTSIMLALFAVALAGTGLLTTVGVIVAMDTFGPVSDNAQGIAEMSGDVEGAGAQVLTNLDAVGNTTKAITKGIAIATAVLAASALFGSYRDAITTNVQAVGTRLTGPGAPLSLSLDISQPNNLVGLIAGAAVVFLFSGLAINAVSRSAGSVVFEVRRQFRERPGIMDFSEKPEYGKVVDICTRDALRELATPGLLAVMAPIFVGFTLGVGSLGSYLAGAIGAGTLMAVFLANSGGAWDNAKKLVEDGHHGGKGSEAHAATVIGDTVGDPFKDTAGPAINPLLKVMNLVSLLIAPAVIKFSYGSDKNLGVRILIAVLALAVIVAAVYISKRRGIAVGDDESTERVANSANTAVVS, encoded by the coding sequence ATGGCGGGGCTTTCTACATCTCAGCCGGACCATCCCCTGTCCCTCGCAGCCGCGGTCCTGACCGATCACAACCGGATCCTCGTGGCCGTCATCGCGGTGGTCGCCCTGGCCGCGTTGGTGGTAGCGGCGGTCCTGGTGCGCCAGGTGCTGGCGGCGGGCGAGGGCACCGACAGCATGAAACAGATCGCCGAGGCGGTCCAGGAAGGCGCGAAGGCGTATCTCGCCCGGCAGTTGCGCACCCTCGGCGTATTCGCCGTCGTCGTCTTCTTCCTGCTCATGCTGCTGCCCGCGGACAACTGGAATCAGCGGGCGGGACGCTCGGTGTTCTTCCTGGTCGGTGCCGCCTTCTCGGCGGCCACCGGCTATATCGGCATGTGGCTCGCCGTGCGCAGCAATGTGCGGGTCGCCGCGGCCGCCCGGGAAGCCACACCGGCACCGGGCGAACCGGAAAAGGATCTCACCACCGTCTCGCACACCGCAATGAAGATCGCATTTCGCACGGGCGGCGTAGTCGGCATGTTCACGGTGGGGCTCGGCCTGCTGGGCGCCTCCTGCGTGGTGCTGGTGTACGCGGCCGACGCGCCGAAGGTGCTGGAGGGCTTCGGCCTCGGCGCCGCCCTGATCGCCATGTTCATGCGTGTGGGCGGCGGCATCTTCACGAAGGCCGCCGACGTCGGCGCCGACCTGGTCGGCAAGGTCGAGCAGGGCATTCCGGAGGACGATCCGCGCAATGCCGCGACCATCGCCGACAACGTGGGCGACAACGTCGGCGACTGCGCCGGCATGGCGGCCGACCTGTTCGAGTCGTACGCCGTGACGCTGGTGGCCGCACTGATCCTCGGCAAGGTCGCCTTCGGCAACTCCGGGCTGGCGTTCCCGCTGCTCGTGCCCGCCATCGGCGTCGTCACCGCGATGATCGGCATCTTCGCCGTCGCCCCGCGGCGCACCGACCGCAGTGGCATGAGCGCGATCAACCGTGGCTTCTTCATCTCCGCGGTGATCTCCCTCGTGCTGGTCGCGGTCGCGGTCTTCGTCTACCTGCCGTCGAAGTACTCCGGCCTGCACGGTGTGACGGACGCGGCGATCCGGGGCAAGGACGGCGATCCACGGATCCTCGCCCTCGTCGCGGTCGCCATCGGCATCCTGCTCGCCGCCGTCATCCAGCAGCTCACCGGCTACTTCACCGAGACCAACCGCCGTCCGGTGCGAGACATCGGCAAGACCTCCCTCACAGGCCCGGCAACCGTTGTCCTGTCCGGCATCTCGCTCGGCCTGGAGTCCGCCGTCTACACCGCGCTGCTCATCGGGCTCGGCGTGTACGGCGCGTTCCTGCTCGGCGGTACGTCGATCATGCTGGCGCTGTTCGCGGTCGCCCTCGCCGGCACCGGTCTGCTCACCACGGTCGGCGTGATCGTCGCCATGGACACCTTCGGTCCGGTCTCCGACAACGCCCAGGGCATCGCCGAGATGTCCGGGGACGTCGAGGGCGCGGGCGCGCAGGTGCTCACCAACCTGGACGCGGTCGGCAACACCACCAAGGCCATCACCAAGGGCATCGCCATCGCCACCGCCGTCCTCGCCGCGTCGGCGCTGTTCGGGTCGTACCGCGACGCGATCACCACCAACGTGCAGGCCGTCGGGACGAGGCTCACCGGGCCGGGCGCGCCGCTGAGCCTGTCGCTGGACATCTCGCAGCCCAACAACCTCGTCGGCCTCATCGCGGGCGCCGCGGTCGTCTTCCTCTTCTCCGGACTGGCCATCAACGCCGTGTCGCGCTCTGCCGGTTCGGTGGTGTTCGAGGTACGTCGGCAGTTCCGCGAGCGGCCCGGGATCATGGACTTCAGCGAGAAGCCCGAGTACGGCAAGGTCGTCGACATCTGTACGAGGGACGCCCTGCGGGAGCTGGCCACACCGGGGCTGCTCGCCGTGATGGCGCCCATCTTCGTCGGCTTCACGCTCGGCGTCGGTTCGCTCGGCTCCTACCTCGCCGGCGCGATCGGCGCGGGCACGCTGATGGCGGTGTTCCTCGCCAACTCCGGCGGTGCCTGGGACAACGCCAAGAAGCTGGTGGAGGACGGTCATCACGGCGGCAAGGGCAGTGAGGCCCACGCGGCCACGGTGATCGGAGACACGGTCGGTGACCCCTTCAAGGACACCGCGGGACCGGCGATCAACCCGCTGCTGAAGGTCATGAACCTGGTCTCGCTGCTCATCGCGCCCGCGGTGATCAAGTTCTCGTACGGCAGCGACAAGAACCTAGGCGTACGGATCCTGATCGCGGTCCTCGCACTCGCCGTGATCGTCGCCGCCGTGTACATCTCCAAGCGGCGCGGCATCGCCGTCGGCGACGACGAGAGCACCGAGCGGGTCGCCAACTCGGCCAATACGGCGGTGGTTTCGTAA
- a CDS encoding small secreted protein yields MNKKLAAALSGGAVLVVALTGCTSSSNGGSKGPDPKLVAWAKTVCDPLPSQQAKISGANDALKAVAQDGPPKDVQKTDSQAFQDLADAFKARAATLSSAGAPPGVDGGVAKQQDAVKKLTALSAAYADLKKQVDGLDTKDQTKFAAGLGDLSQRMKAVSGQYDSAITSLQNLEKGDVNQAVAKQAGCTKASASSASPSAGKG; encoded by the coding sequence GTGAACAAGAAGCTCGCGGCCGCACTGTCCGGCGGTGCGGTACTGGTGGTGGCGCTGACGGGATGCACCAGCAGCAGCAACGGCGGCAGCAAGGGGCCCGACCCCAAGCTGGTCGCCTGGGCCAAGACGGTGTGCGACCCGCTGCCCTCGCAGCAGGCGAAGATCTCGGGTGCCAACGACGCGCTCAAGGCGGTTGCCCAGGACGGCCCGCCGAAGGACGTCCAGAAGACGGACTCCCAGGCCTTCCAGGACCTGGCCGACGCATTCAAGGCGCGTGCCGCCACCCTGAGCAGCGCCGGGGCGCCTCCGGGCGTCGACGGCGGCGTGGCGAAGCAGCAGGACGCCGTCAAGAAGCTCACGGCCCTGTCCGCGGCCTACGCCGATCTGAAGAAGCAGGTGGACGGGCTCGACACCAAGGACCAGACGAAGTTCGCCGCCGGTCTGGGCGACCTCTCGCAGCGGATGAAGGCGGTGTCGGGGCAGTACGACAGCGCGATCACCTCCCTGCAGAACCTCGAGAAGGGTGACGTCAACCAGGCCGTGGCCAAGCAGGCGGGCTGCACGAAGGCCTCCGCGTCCTCCGCCTCGCCGTCCGCCGGCAAGGGCTGA